One region of Salvelinus namaycush isolate Seneca chromosome 3, SaNama_1.0, whole genome shotgun sequence genomic DNA includes:
- the LOC120045026 gene encoding BTB/POZ domain-containing adapter for CUL3-mediated RhoA degradation protein 3: MEEMSGVSAVSSALPAATTRTTSFKGSCPSSKYVKLNVGGALYYTTMQTLTKQDTMLKAMFSGRMEVLTDSEGWILIDRCGKHFGTILNYLRDGAVPLPEIRREVEELLAEAKYYLVQGLADECHAALQNKDMYEPFCKVPLVTSSKEEQRLISTSNKPTVKLLYNRSNNKYSYTSNSDDNMLKNIELFDKLSLRFNGRVLFIKDVIGDEICCWSFYGQGRKIAEVCCTSIVYATEKKQTKVEFPEARIYEETLNILLYESQDGRGPDNALLEATGGAAGRSHHLDEDEERELIERVRRIHIKRPDDRTHHHQ; encoded by the exons Atg GAAGAGATGTCAGGAGTAAGTGCGGTGAGCTCGGCGTTGCCTGCGGCTACAACCCGTACCACCTCATTCAAGGGCTCCTGCCCCAGCTCGAAGTATGTGAAGCTGAACGTGGGCGGGGCGCTCTACTACACCACCATGCAGACCCTCACCAAGCAGGACACCATGCTCAAGGCCATGTTCAGCGGTAGGATGGAGGTCCTCACAGACAGCGAAG GCTGGATCCTTATTGACAGGTGTGGGAAGCACTTTGGGACCATTCTGAACTACCTGCGTGACGGTGCTGTACCTCTGCCTGAGATCCGGAGAGAGGTGGAAGAGCTCCTGGCAGAGGCCAAGTATTACCTGGTGCAGGGGTTAGCTGACGAGTGTCATGCTGCCTTACAG AACAAAGATATGTATGAGCCCTTCTGTAAAGTGCCCTTGGTCACTTCATCAAAGGAAGAACAGAGACTCATATCTACCTCCAACaag CCCACAGTCAAGCTGTTATACAACAGGAGCAACAACAAGTACTCTTACACCAG CAACTCTGATGACAACATGCTGAAAAACATAGAGCTGTTTGACAAGCTCTCTCTGCGGTTTAACGGCCGTGTGCTCTTCATCAAGGACGTGATCGGGGATGAGATCTGCTGCTGGTCATTCTATGGGCAGGGCCGTAAGATCGCTGAGGTGTGCTGTACCTCCATAGTATACGCCACAGAGAAGAAGCAAACAAAG GTGGAGTTCCCAGAGGCTCGTATCTATGAGGAGACACTTAACATCCTGCTGTATGAGTCTCAGGATGGGCGTGGTCCAGACAACGCTCTACTGGAGGCTACAGGGGGCGCTGCAGGCCGATCCCATCACCTGGATGAGGACGAGGAACGGGAACTCATCGAGAGGGTGCGACGCATTCACATCAAACGCCCTGATGACCGCACCCACCACCACCAGTAA